AAGGTGATATCTCACCAGCCCCGCAACCATCCCCGGCCGATCCCAAAGGCCACCCAGGGCCAAGAACCAGTGCAGACTCCGGCGGTAAATCCAAAAAAGCATAGGCACCACCAGAATGGTCAACAGGCGGTAAAGCTCCGTCACCGCCTGACTGGCTGCGGTGGTACCGGCCCACCACCAGACCAGGATCAGTAAAGCCACAAGCACCGCATCGACCAGCCGAAAACGCTGGAACCGTAGGGGGAGCCACCGGGTAAGCAGCACATACAAAGCTCCGGTGCCCAACAAAACAAGGAACAACCCCATAAGATCCCGCGGAAAAAACACCGTCTTCCCAAAAGACCCGATATACTTCAACACCACCAGCACCGGCCCCACGGGCAACGCGGCCAGGGCACCCAATAGGCAGGCCAAAGGCAGGGGTAGGGCAGAGCTCAACCCCCCACAACAGGTACTTTCCAGTTGGGGATCTCGGACACAGCGCAGGGCCAAATCCAGCGACCCGCGGACTTTACGAAACCACACCGTACCACCCCCGGGGGTGCATAAATTTCTTCTTAAGGAAACATCTTCTCCCCGGTTACCCTCAACTCCTGCCCCCGGCCCAGGAGGAATTTCCCCCGCCCCAGCGAAAGATAAGTAGATATGTAATAATATACGACAAATTAACCGACGGTGAGGTAACAACCCATGTCTCCAGTTTCCCTAAAGGACTTAGCTATGTTTTACTTCCCCCTGTGTTCCACCAGTTTGCTGTTTTACCTGATCCAGACCCTCCTCCATGGGGGATTGGCCCGCACCCCGGATTTCCCCCTCTCCCTCAGCGCCTTCGCCCTGGCCCGTAGCCTCACCCTCATGATCTGCGCCTACGTCTTTACCATCCCCCAGACCATTACCGCCCTGGCCAAGGACGCGGTCACCTTCCAGCGGGTCTGCCGCCATTTCCAACACCTCACCCTCCTCACCGGAGGGTTACTCGCCTTCCTGGGCTGGACCCCCCTGGGTCCCTGGGTCTTTACCCGCCTTATGGGGGCCACGGGCCCTTTGCTCATCAAAAGTCAGCAGGCGATCCGGCTCCTGGTCCTGTTGCCCTTGGTAATGACCCTCCACCAAAGGGAAGTAGGGCTCCTCATCAGAGCGAAGAAGACTCACCCGATTCTCGTCGGCGCCCTGATCCAACTGGTCACCGTCGGCCTGTTAGTCTTCGGCCTCGGTGCCACCGGTCTGCCCGGGGGTGTGGTGGGATCCCTAGCCTATGTGGGCTCCTTTGGGGCCAACTACTTATTTTTGCGCCAGGTGCCCAAGGCCCCGTGGCCAAAGGAAGATTCAGCAGAATCCCTGGCCCTGACCGCCATTAGGAACTTTTCCCTACCGTTGATCCTCACCGCCTTTGTGGGCATGGTCTTTCCACCGCTGGTCAATGCCGCGCTTACCCGTTCTCACAATCCCAATTTGTTTCTCCCGGCCTTTGAAATTGGCTTCCACTATGGTATGCTACTGGTTGGTCCGCTTTTTCAGCTGCACCAGTGCGGTTTGAATTTCACCGCTAAGGCAAACCGGCGGCAGGTTACAAGATTCACACCCCTGGTGAGCGGCGGCAGTGTTTTGGGTTTGTTACTTGCAGGGTTTACCCCCGTAGGACGTTGGGTCTTCCTGCGTCTTTTGGCCGTGGATTTACCGGTAACCCAGGAGGCCATTAGGGTAGTACAGGTCATGGCGATCCTGCCCGTACTTGCCGGTGCGAGGGAGTATCGGTGGGGCCTTTTCATGGGAACAGGGCAAGCAGCCTACATCGGCCGGGGAAAGGCCCTGAATCTGGGGATAACCTTGGCGGGTGTGGTGATAGGTATCCGGTGGTTTCCCTGGCCCTCCGCGGTCAGTGCTTTGTGGCTGTTGGTCCTGGCGGAGGTGGTGGAGTACGGCTATCTTCGTTCCCGCCCGGTGATACAGTGCGTAACCCAAGACCACCACTGTCCTTAAGTCTAAAACTTCCCAGCACCAGGACCGTCCTGGGGGGGAGTCTGTGCCCAAACTTCGAGAAATTATGCACGAATTGCCTTGACATTGCCCTAGGCATGTGTTATTGTTGACTCGGGAAAAGTTTCACGAGTCTTGGGCTGGGGAGTGGGTGCCGTGATTACCATCGAAGTTTGCGTCGGTAGCTCCTGTTACTTGAAAGGGGCCCACCAGATTGTCCAATACCTCCAGGAGGCCCTGCAAGAAGCGGACATCACCGACGCGGTGGAACTGCGTTGCGTCTTCTGTCTTGGTCAATGCCAGAACGGTCCCAATCTGTTGGTGGATGGTAAACTGTTAAGCGGCATCACACCGGAAAAGGCCAAGGAACTGATTCACCAGGTCATCCTGCCGCAGGTGAGGGGAGAGTAATGGGGATCATCACCACAAACATTGCACATTGCAAAGACTGCTATAAATGCGTTCGCCGGTGCCCGGTAAAGGCTATTCGGGTGATCGATGGCCATGCCCAGGTCTGGGATGAACTATGTGTACATGATGGATCCTGCATAAATGTGTGCCCCCAGGGGGCCAAGAAGGTCGAGTCCCACCTGGAGTTGGTGCAGGAGCTCCTAAGGGGACAAGCACCGGTCATCGCCAGCATTGCTCCTTCCTTCACCGCGGTATGGCCTAGGCAGGCCAAGGCCTTGCCTGAAATACTCACCCAATTAGGGTTTACCGCCGTTCAGGAGACAGCAGTGGCGGCGGAAGTCGTGGCCCAGGCACATCGACGGGAGCTTTTGGACCGCAAGGCTAAGGGCGGACCACTTCCCGTCATCACCAGCAGCTGTCCGGCCGTGGTAGAGCTGATTGAAAAACATTTTCCTGAGAGTGTAGAACTGATTGCCAAAGTAGTATCCCCGATGATCCTCCACGGGTATATGCTGAAAGAACAATACGGGCCGGACAGCCGCGTGGTTTTCATCGGGCCCTGCGTGGCCAAGAAGGCGGAAATGCACATTGAAGAACACCGGGGAAGCATTGATGCGGTGCTCACTTTCACAGAACTGGAAGAGCTTTGCCAGGGCGCATCCTTGGACCTCTCTGGCACTGCCGGGGATTTTTCCCCGCCCCACCCAAACCTAGCCCGACTTTTCCCCTTAGAAGGTGGGTTAATCCGGACTGCTGGGCTGGATCCCTGTATGCTGGCCGGAGGCCTGCGGGCCATCAGCGGCATCCAAGAGTGCATTGAGTTCTTAACGGAGCTTCGGCAGGAGCGACCCGCAAACCTAGAGATGGTGGAGCTCATGTCCTGCAAGAACGGTTGCATCGGCGGCCCGGCCCTGGGGTCGGCCCGTTCCTTGGAGGTACGCCGGCAACGGGTCATTCATTGGTACGAGCAGGAAAGGAAAACACCAGCGCCCATGGCGGCTTTAGACGAAATCCCCAGGCGCCACTACCGGGTAAGGCCAGAGGCCCAGCTGCCCACCCCCTCCGAGGAGGAGATCCGTAAGATCCTGGCCCAAATCGGCAAGTTCAGCCCCGAAGATGAGCTCAACTGTGGGGCCTGCGGTTACGATACTTGCCGGGAGAAGGCCATTGCGGTCTACCGGAAGGCCGCAGAAATCGAAATGTGCATCCCCTATATGCGCAAGCGGGCCGAATCTTTGGCCAATGTGATTATGGAATCCATTCCCAATGGGATTGTGGTCTGTGACCGGGATTTGAACATTGTCTCCTTGAATCCCGCAGCAGAGAAGATGTTTCTCTGCAAGCTAGACCAAGTAAAGGGCAAGAAGCTGGGATACCTACTGGATCCCAAACATTTTCGGCAGGCCCTGTCCACCGAGGAACTGACCATTGTGGAGGTGGCCTACCCGAATTACAACTTAACAACAAAGCAATACATCCTCTATGTAAAACAAGAGGGCATCGTCATTGGCATTTTCGTGGATATCACCCAGGAGCAAAGGCAACAGGCTAAGTTGACCTCCCTGCGACAGGAAACCTTACTCAAGGCCCAGGAGGTCATCGACCGGCAGATGCGGGTCGCCCAAGAGATCGCCGGCCTTTTAGGGGAGACCACCGCCGAGACCAAGGTGCTGCTTACCCGATTGACCAACTTCATCAGGGAAGAGGGTAACGGTCATGGGTGATTTTTACGTGGAAATTGGTATCAGCTGCCTGCCTAAGTACACGGAAGAGCTGTGTGGCGACACCGTCCGCACCACCGCCACCGAAGCTTCGGTGGTAGGGGTGGTCTCCGACGGGTTAGGCAGTGGGGTGAAGGCCAGTATCCTCTCCACCCTCACCACCAGCATCGCAGCCCGCATGTTTACTTCCGGGGTTTCCCTGGAGGACATGATGGAAACCATCGGGGCCACCTTGCCCCTTTGCAGGGAGCGAAAGATCGCTTATGCGACCCTCACGGCCCTGGAGATCCGCCGGACCGGACAGGCCTATTTAGCCGAATTCGATGCTCCCGAGGCATTGCTCCTCCGGGGGGGACAGCCGGTGGTCTTAGAACGCACCCCCCGGCGGGTGCGGGGAGGCACTTGGACGGTGAACGAAGCCCACTTCTGGATGCAAGAGGATGATTACCTGGTCTGTGTCACCGATGGGGTGATCCACGCAGGGATCGGTGCCAAGCTGGCCCTGGGACTGGGGGAAACGGGACTGCGGAATTATCTTGAGCAGGAACTTACCCCCCAGATGGAAGCCCAGACCGTAGCGGACCGGATCCTGGATTACGTCCACTTCCTGTATGATGGCCGGCCGGGGGACGATGCCACGGCCCTGGTGCTCAGGACCCGCAAGCCCCGGCGGTTGATGGTACTGGTGGGCCCCCCTAAGGATCCCGCCCTGGATCCGGTACTGGCGCGGAAACTGGCGGCCTTTCCCGGAAAGAAAGTAATCTGCGGAGGCACCACCGCTACGCTTGTGGCCAGGGAGTTGGAAAGGCCCCTGACCATTGATCTGGAGCAATTTCCCGTGGATCATCCACCCAGCGGCCAGATCCCGGGAATCGACCTGGTGACCGAGGGAATCATTACCCTCTGTACCACCGCCGAGATGCTCACAGACCAGAGGGATAGATACCAAGAAAACTCACCTGCGGGGCAGTTGAGTCAACTGCTTTTGGAAAGCGACTACATCGACTTTCATGTCGGCGGGGCCATCAATCCGGCCCACCAAAACCCGGATTTGCCCTTTGACCTGGCGCTGAAACAGCAGGTGGTAAATAAAATCGCCGCGGCCTTGAAAGAAAAAGGCAAGCGGGTGCAACTGCAGTTTTACTAAATAAAGGAGTGAATCGTTCGTGGCAGCCAAACAAACCACTTCGGAGGAAATCCGCAGTTTTGCCAAGGTGAACGCGATCATTGAAGCCCACGGCAAAAGACCTGAAGCCTTGATCGCCATCCTCCAGGAGATCCAGGAGGAATACAGATACTTGCCCGAAGAGGTTCTCGCCTATGTGGCAACGGCGCTGAACATCTCACCGGCAAAGGTGTACGGTGTGACCACCTTCTACGCCCAGTTTTCCACCGTGCCCAAGGGAAAATACGTCATCCAGGTGTGTGATGGTACCGCCTGTCACGTGCGGGGGTCCAATCCGCTGATCGAGACCATCCAAAAGACCCTGGGGATTTCCGAAGAGAAACCCACCAGTGATGACCTGCTCTTTACCCTGGAGACGGTTTCGTGTCTTGGCGCCTGTGGTCTGGCCCCGGTGATGCTCATCAACGACAAGGTCTTTGGAGAGATGACACCGGAGAAAACCAAGGAGTTGCTGGAGAAATTGAAGAGTGGGGAGGTAACCCTTGATGATTAAATCTGTCGCGGATCTGCGCAAGATTAAAGAACAGTTTATCAATACCACCAAACGGGAACGGAAGCGCATCTCCGTCTGCGCAGGTACCGGTTGTGTGGTCAACGGATCTTTGAAGGTCATCAAGGCCTTCGAAGAGGAAATCAAGAAGCACGGCCTTTTGGTGGACCTGGAAATGCTCACCGAAGGCTCCGAAGGTGTACGGGTCTCCAAGACCGGTTGTCACGGATTCTGTCAGATGGGGCCCTTGGTATACATCAACCCTGGGGATATGTTGCTGGTGAAGGTAGCCCCCGAGGATGTGCCGGCTATCGTCCAGTCCTGCATCATTGAAGACGGGCTGCCCCCGGAGAAGAACCAGTATCACCACCCCCAGACCAACCAAACCTATATCAAAGGTGAGGAGATCCCCTTCTACAGCCAGCAGAACAGGCAAGTGCTAGCCAACTGCGGCCACGTGGATCCCACCAACCTGGAAGAATATGTGGCCAATGATGGGTACTTCGCCCTGGCCAAGGTCATTACCGAATACACCCCGGAAGAGGTTTGCCAGGTGGTAATCGATTCGGGACTGCGGGGCAGGGGAGGCGGCGGTTTCCCCACGGGGCGAAAGTGGCTGTTTACCCGGCAGGCCCAGGGCGATAAAAAATACGTTGTCTGTAACGGAGACGAAGGGGACCCCGGCGCTTTCATGGACCGGTCGGTCATGGAAGGTGACCCCCACAAGTTAATCGAAGGCATGATCATCGCCGCCTATGCCGTAGGCGCCGACGAGGGATATATCTACGTCCGGGCCGAGTATCCCTTGGCCATCCAAAGGTTGCAGCAAGCCATCGCGGATGCGGAAGAACACGGTCTTTTAGGCGACAATATTCTCAACAGCGACTTTTCCTTCCGCTTGCATATCAGCAAAGGCGCCGGCGCCTTCGTGTGCGGTGAGGAGACGGCCCTGTTGGCCTCCATCGAAGGCGGTCGGGGAATGCCACGGCCCAAACCTCCCTATCCTGCCACCAGTGGATTGTTTGGCAAGCCCACGGTGATCAACAACGTGGAGACCTTTGCCAACGTGCCCTTGATCCTGTTAAAAGGCGCCGAAGCCTTCCGGGCGGTGGGGACGAAGACGAGCCCTGGCACCAAGACCTTCGCCATTACCGGTGAAGTGGCCAACACGGGACTGATCGAAGTGCCCATGGGCACTAAGCTCGGCGACATCGTCTACAAGATCGGTGGCGGCCTGCGGTCCGGCAAGGACTTCAAGGCGGTCCAGATCGGTGGTCCTTCGGGTGGATGCCTCACCAAAGAGCATCTGGACGTACCCTTGGACTTTGACTCCTTGAAGGAATATGGTGCCATGGTTGGTTCCGGCGGACTGGTCATCATGGACGAAGGCACCTGTATGGTGGAAGTAGCACGCTTCTTCATGAAGTTCGCCCAAAACGAATCCTGTGGTAAGTGTGTTTTGTGTCGCGAAGGTACCAAGCGGATGCTGGAGATCCTGGATAAAATCGTTGCGGGCCAGGGTGAACTGGCGGACCTCGATCTTTTGGTGGAAATTGGGGAAGCGGTGAAGGACGGATCCCTATGCGGCCTGGGTAAGACAGCGCCCAACCCGGTACTCACCACCCTCCAGTACTTCAGGGACGAATATCTGGCCCACGTTGTGGACAAACGGTGTCCCGCTGGAGTCTGTCAGTCCCTGAAACGGTTTGTCATTGATCCGGAGAAATGCCGCGGTTGCAGCAAGTGTGCCCGGATTTGTCCTGCCAATTGTATCAGTGGCAAGGTCAAGGAACCCTTCGTCATTGATCAAGAGGCCTGCCTGAAGTGCGGCAGCTGTGTAGCGGCTTGTCCCTTCGGCGCAATTGAGGAGGTGGCTTAAGTGGGTAAACTGACCCTGAATAACCGAGAAATAACCTTTACCGATGAGAAGAACCTGTTGGAGGTTATCCGGAACGCAGGCATCGACCTGCCGACCTTTTGCTATCATTCCGATTTGAGTGTCTACGGCGGATGCCGCATGTGTGTAGTGGAAATCGGCGGAATGGGCGTGGTGGCTTCCTGCTCCACACCGCCTAGCGACGGTATGGTGGTACGCACCCACACCGCAAGACTCCAAAAGATCCGCAAACTGGCTTTGGAGCTGATCTTGGCCAACCACGATCGGGAATGCACCACCTGTAAGAAGAGCGGCGATTGCCACCTGCAGGATCTCTCCCACCGGCTCGGGGTAGATGAGATCCGCTTCGGACACCGGGACAAACACCTGCCCATCGACGCCAGCAGCCCCAGTGTAGTGCGGGATCCCAACAAGTGCATCCTGTGCGGCGACTGTGTGCGCATGTGCGAAGAGATCCAGGGCATCGGCGTCCTCGGCTTTGCCAACCGCGGTTCCGATGTGGTGGTCACCCCCGCCTTCGGCAAGAACATGGCGGAAGTGGACTGTGTCAGTTGCGGCCAGTGCGCGGCGGTGTGCCCCACGGCGGCCCTGACCATCAAACATGAATATGACAAGGTCTTTGAACAGATCAATGCGGGCAAAACCGTAATTGCCCAGATCGCCCCCGCGGTACGGGTGGCCATCGGCGAAGCCTTTGGGCTGCCCTCGGGGGAGAACAACATCGGCAAACTGGTGGCGGCCTTGAAATACCTGGGCTTCAGCAAGGTCTTCGACACCAGCGTCACCGCAGACCTGACGGTGCTAGAGGAGACCGAGGAATTTTTGGAGCGGGTCACCACCGGCAGCAACAACTTGCCCCTGTTTACCTCCTGCTGCCCGGCCTGGGTGAAGTTTGCGGAGCAGTACTATCCGAACCTGTTGCCGCACCTATCTTCCTGCCGGTCGCCCCAGCAGATGTTCGGTTCGGTAGTGAAGCGGTATTACTCCGAGAAACTGGGCGTAAAGCCAGAGGACATTTTCCTGGTATCCATCATGCCCTGTACCGCCAAGAAGTTCGAGGCCAAGCGGCCTGAGTTCACCACCAACGGCGTGGCCGATGTGGACCTGGTGCTCACCACCCAGGAAGTGGTGGCCATGTTGAAAAACGCAGGCATCGACTTCCCATCCCTGGATGTGGAGCCCTTTGACAGCCCCTTCGGCTTTGCCACCGGAGCGGGAATCATCTTTGGTGTCAGCGGTGGCGTCAGCGAAGCAGTGCTCCGCTATGCCGCAGAAAAACTGGGGGCCAACATCAACAACGGTGAGGTAGAGGTGGTAAAGCACATCAGTCCCGAGGGCATCACCGTCTTGACGGCCCAGCTAGGCGATCAAACCCTGAAACTGGGGGTGGTCAGCGGCTTGGCCAATGCCCGGGAACTAGTTGATAAACTAGATGAACTGGATCTGGACATCATCGAAGTGATGGCTTGCCCCGGCGGTTGTGTCAACGGTGCCGGCCAACCCCAAAGCTTTAACGGTGACCGGCGTAAGCAGCGGACCAAGGGCTTGGTAAATGCCGAAAAGATGACCCAACTGCGCAAGTCCCAGCAGAACCCCAGCTTGATGAACTTGTACAACGAGTGGCTGGAGAAGCCCGGCAGCACAGTGGCCCATCAGGCTCTGCACACCGAATACAAGCCCCGGCGGCGCTTAGCAGGGCTGGGAATCACCCTGGAGGAAGGGGCCCAGACCGATGTGGAAGTCTGTATCGGAACCTGCTGCTACCTGCGGGGTTCCTACGACATCCTGCAGCAGATCTCCAAGGAGATCCAGACGGCTGGGTGTGAAGAAAAGGTTAACTTGAAGGGCACCTTCTGCTTTGAACAATGCAGCGGTGGCCCGATGGTAAGAATCAACGATACCCTGATTGGCAACGTCACCCCGGAGAAGGTACCGGAGCTAATCAAGCAGATTGTGGAACTAACGACAGAAAAACAGTAAGGGAGGTCGACCCCGATCGCTCAGCTCGTTTCCATACCGAAGCCAACTTTAGAGAGACTGCCCCGGTACCTGCGCGTGCTGTACCGAGAGAAGGAAAGGGGCACCGCCTTCATCTCCTCGGGGGCATTGGGACATGAAACCGGGGTCGACGAATTCCAAGTACGCAAAGATCTGCAGTATGTGAAGATCAGTGGCCGCCCGGGGAAAGGCTACTTCATCGATGACCTCATCTACAGCATCGAAGAATTGTTGGGACTGAACAAGGTAAATGAGGCGATCGTCATTGGTGCCGGTCGCCTCGGGCAGGCCATCAGCCTTTATCCGGGATTTGACCGTTATGGTCTGCGCATCGTCGCCCTTTTTGACAACGATCCCTTCAAGATCGGACAAAAGGTAGGGAACAAGCCCATCCTCAATGTGGCGAAGATGCCGGAATTAATTAGAAGGATGGCCATCCCAATGGCGGTGATTACCGTACCTGCCGAACACGCACAGGCCGTGGCCGACCAAGCCATCCTAGGCGGGGTGCGAGCCCTTTGGAACTTCGCACCGGTGGTCTTGGAAGTGCCACCTGGCGTCCATGTGCGTAACGAGGATCTTGCCGTTGGGTTGGCATCTTTATCCCATCACTTGGCCAAGGCCACGAAGCGAAGAATCTAAGACGACCCCCGCACACTGTGGATCCTGGCCCTTCTTCGGACACGTCAAGGTTACAGATCCCTGCCATAGGCTCAAAAGGCCATACCCACACCGCAAGGATCTGTAACCTCAGCCCCCCTTAACGTGAAAATACTTGATTTCCTTCGTTTCGGATATCCACTGCCCACAACCCGGAAGACAAAGCACAGACCATTCACTAGACCACAGGATACCTCCCAGGAACTTATCCCCAAGATCGCCGGGTGTATCCAATCGGTCCGCCCCGTGGTACAATACACCTAAAGCCAATACTGCTTTGGCCTGGCGACATGCCGCAGGACACCAAAGGGTGATGCGGTTCATCGTCGTAAACTCTTTGGGAGTTTTTGTAGTATAATCATCTGGGAGTTGATTATCTGTGAGTGATAAACTCATTCGAGCTATGATCGCCAACAAGCAAGCGAGGATCTTGGTGGCAAGAACCACGGAGACAGTGGAAACGGGAAGAACCATCCACGGCACCTATCCCACTGCCACCGCGGCCTTCGGTCGCTCTCTTACGGCGGCGGCTTTGCTGGGAGCCATGTGCAAAGCCGATGAACGGGTGCTTTTGCAGATTATCGGCGACGGGCCCTTGGGCCGGATCGTGGCCGAAAGTAGTCCCAGCTTGGAAGTGAGGGGCTTTGTCACCAATCCCCACGTCCATCTGCCCTTGAACCCCCAGGGGAAACTGGCGGTGGGACAAGCGGTGGGGAAGGGGCACCTGTACGTCATCCGCCAGACGGGGCTAAAGACCCCCTACCAAGGTGGTGTGACCTTGGTGAGTGGTGAGATCGCGGACGACTTGGCCTACTACTTTGCCCGTTCAGAACAGATTCCTTCCGTTGTCTCCCTGGGGGTCTTGGTGAACCCCGACAATTCCGTCCGGGCTGCGGGGGGCTTGATTCTCCAAGTACTGCCCGGAGCGGAGGAGTGGGTTATCGATCAACTGGAAAAGCGGGCCCAACAACTACCTCCCATCAGCCGCCTCATCGAAAACGGAAAGACCCCAGAAGCCATCATTCATCTGTTGGCGGCGGATCTAGAACCGGAGATCATCAGTGAGGAGCCGGTAGCCTACAAGTGCAATTGCTCACGGGAACGATTCGCCACCGCCCTACAGGTCGTTCAGGAAGAGGAACTGCGGCAAATGATCACCGAAGATCAGGGGGCGGAGCTGGTGTGCCATTTCTGCGGCAATAGGTATCAGCTTACGGCCCAAGAGCTAGAGGACATCCTGGCGGCCAGAGGGAAAGAAAATCCGTCGACACCTTGAAATGGGGCAGGGATCATCCTGCCCCTTCCAGAATCTATACTAAGGTTGAAAAGTGTTTCTTCGGGCATTGTAAAGGTTGTTAACAAAGTCCCGGAAAACAACGATCAATTTCAATGAAGGGGTGGACAGGATCTATGGAGCGACTGCGCATCGGAATTGTGGGTGTATCGGGCCGCGGAACAATGGCACGTCTATGGCACAATGAAAACCAGAAACGTTCCGTAGTGGTGGCGGGAATGGACCCATCACCGGAGTTTTTGGAGCAGTTTAAAGCGACGGTAAACCCCGATGCCTTCACCACCACAGACTTCTATGAATTATTGGAACAGGACATCGATGCAGTGGCCATTTTCTCCCCGGACAATTTCCACGAAGAGCAGGCCATCGCCGCGCTCAAGGCCGGCAAACACGTTTTCTGCGAAAAACCCATGGCCATTACCACCGAAGGCTGCGACCGGATGTTGCAGGCCTGGAAGGAGTCGGGCAAGCACTTGATGATCGGACATAACATGCGGTACATGCGCTTTGTCCGGACCATGAAAGAGATCATTGATGCAGGAGTCATCGGTGAACTGAAGATGGTCTGGTGCCGGCATTTCATCGGCTATGGTGCCCGTTTCTACTTCCATGACTGGCATGGCACTAGGGAAAATGTGACCAGTCTCCTGCTCCAAAAGGGGGCCCACGACATCGACGTCATCCACTGGCTAGCTGGCGGTTTCACATCTTCGGTGGTGGGTACCGGTGGCTTGGACTACTACGGTGGCGACAAAGACAACGATCTCCGTTGTCCCACCTGTCCGGAGAATAAGACCTGTACCGAAGTGCAATCCCGTGCGGAGCCGGCCCGTCGACAAATGTGTGTCTTTAGGAAAGAAATCGATGTGGAAGATACCAACATGATCCTCATGAACCTGGACAACGGCGTGCGAGCTTGCTACCTGCAGTGCCATTTCGCCCCGGACATCTGGCGGAACTATACCTTTATCGGAACCGAAGGACGTTTGGAAAACGTCAATGGGGAGAGCAAGATCACGGTGTTGACCCGGCGTTCCAACACCTGGCGGGAATACGCTCACCGTACCTATGATGTGAAACCTCCCACCGAGGGAGGCCACGGCGGTGCCGATCCCTTGATCGCGGAAGACTTCCTGGATCTAGTCTTTACAGGGAAGAGTGAGATTGCCGATCCCATCGCCGCCCGGATGGCCGTGGCCACAGGGGTAGCCGGTGCAGAGTCCATCCGGAACAACAGCAAATTAGTCACCATCGATAAACCCCAGCTGTAGAGGGTTGCTCCAAGGAAAGGTGTTCCAACTTTAGGAACACCTTTCCTTGAGTAGATGTTGGCGGTCCCGGAATCCGATTGGATTCTATACATCATCAAAGTAGAGGAGTACTAAAGGTCATGCCTTTCGTCTTCAATGAGATTCCGGTGAAACAGTTACTCTTTGCGGTGACTGGGGCGCTGGATATCGCCGATGAATACTTCCGCATGCACGCGATCCGGGTTTTGTTTGCCAGTCTGCGGATCGGCGAAGAACTGAACCTGGACAACACAACACTGAAGAGGCTGTTTATGGCGGCGATCCTGCACGATGTGGGAGTGCTAAGCGACCAGGAGCGGGCAGAGCTGATGGCCTTGGAAGTCCCCCAGGACAAAGTGGAGCTCCACAGCCGGCGGGGAAAGGAATTGCTCCAGAGCCTGCCGGAATTCGAAAACCTAGCCTCGATTGTGGGATACCATCATCATCCTGTTTTCGCCATGCCAGAGACAGAAGAAGCTTTCCTGGCCAACATCATCCATCTGGCGGATCGGATCGTGGTGGCGGCCGGGGACGGCCTGCTGGAACCGGGCCAGGTGGAGGAAAGCCTCGGATGGGTCCGGGAAAACGCTGGCATCCAATTCGATCCCCGGATCGTAGCGGCCTTTGATCGCCTCACGGACTTGCCGTCCTTCTGGCTAGATCTCACCACCGATTACGTCTGGGAGCGAGCCATGGATTATTCCTATCTCATTGCGGACAAGTTCGTCGATCCCTTTGTCCTGGGTCGGCTTTTCGCCAAAATGATCGACCTGCGCTCTCCCTTTACCAGCCGTCATTCCTTCCTGGTGGCGAGTACAGCCAGACGTCTCGGCCAAGAATTCGGTTTGTC
The genomic region above belongs to Bacillota bacterium and contains:
- a CDS encoding (2Fe-2S) ferredoxin domain-containing protein codes for the protein MITIEVCVGSSCYLKGAHQIVQYLQEALQEADITDAVELRCVFCLGQCQNGPNLLVDGKLLSGITPEKAKELIHQVILPQVRGE
- a CDS encoding PAS domain-containing protein encodes the protein MGIITTNIAHCKDCYKCVRRCPVKAIRVIDGHAQVWDELCVHDGSCINVCPQGAKKVESHLELVQELLRGQAPVIASIAPSFTAVWPRQAKALPEILTQLGFTAVQETAVAAEVVAQAHRRELLDRKAKGGPLPVITSSCPAVVELIEKHFPESVELIAKVVSPMILHGYMLKEQYGPDSRVVFIGPCVAKKAEMHIEEHRGSIDAVLTFTELEELCQGASLDLSGTAGDFSPPHPNLARLFPLEGGLIRTAGLDPCMLAGGLRAISGIQECIEFLTELRQERPANLEMVELMSCKNGCIGGPALGSARSLEVRRQRVIHWYEQERKTPAPMAALDEIPRRHYRVRPEAQLPTPSEEEIRKILAQIGKFSPEDELNCGACGYDTCREKAIAVYRKAAEIEMCIPYMRKRAESLANVIMESIPNGIVVCDRDLNIVSLNPAAEKMFLCKLDQVKGKKLGYLLDPKHFRQALSTEELTIVEVAYPNYNLTTKQYILYVKQEGIVIGIFVDITQEQRQQAKLTSLRQETLLKAQEVIDRQMRVAQEIAGLLGETTAETKVLLTRLTNFIREEGNGHG
- a CDS encoding SpoIIE family protein phosphatase; this translates as MGDFYVEIGISCLPKYTEELCGDTVRTTATEASVVGVVSDGLGSGVKASILSTLTTSIAARMFTSGVSLEDMMETIGATLPLCRERKIAYATLTALEIRRTGQAYLAEFDAPEALLLRGGQPVVLERTPRRVRGGTWTVNEAHFWMQEDDYLVCVTDGVIHAGIGAKLALGLGETGLRNYLEQELTPQMEAQTVADRILDYVHFLYDGRPGDDATALVLRTRKPRRLMVLVGPPKDPALDPVLARKLAAFPGKKVICGGTTATLVARELERPLTIDLEQFPVDHPPSGQIPGIDLVTEGIITLCTTAEMLTDQRDRYQENSPAGQLSQLLLESDYIDFHVGGAINPAHQNPDLPFDLALKQQVVNKIAAALKEKGKRVQLQFY
- the nuoE gene encoding NADH-quinone oxidoreductase subunit NuoE — its product is MAAKQTTSEEIRSFAKVNAIIEAHGKRPEALIAILQEIQEEYRYLPEEVLAYVATALNISPAKVYGVTTFYAQFSTVPKGKYVIQVCDGTACHVRGSNPLIETIQKTLGISEEKPTSDDLLFTLETVSCLGACGLAPVMLINDKVFGEMTPEKTKELLEKLKSGEVTLDD
- a CDS encoding NADH-quinone oxidoreductase subunit NuoF, which encodes MIKSVADLRKIKEQFINTTKRERKRISVCAGTGCVVNGSLKVIKAFEEEIKKHGLLVDLEMLTEGSEGVRVSKTGCHGFCQMGPLVYINPGDMLLVKVAPEDVPAIVQSCIIEDGLPPEKNQYHHPQTNQTYIKGEEIPFYSQQNRQVLANCGHVDPTNLEEYVANDGYFALAKVITEYTPEEVCQVVIDSGLRGRGGGGFPTGRKWLFTRQAQGDKKYVVCNGDEGDPGAFMDRSVMEGDPHKLIEGMIIAAYAVGADEGYIYVRAEYPLAIQRLQQAIADAEEHGLLGDNILNSDFSFRLHISKGAGAFVCGEETALLASIEGGRGMPRPKPPYPATSGLFGKPTVINNVETFANVPLILLKGAEAFRAVGTKTSPGTKTFAITGEVANTGLIEVPMGTKLGDIVYKIGGGLRSGKDFKAVQIGGPSGGCLTKEHLDVPLDFDSLKEYGAMVGSGGLVIMDEGTCMVEVARFFMKFAQNESCGKCVLCREGTKRMLEILDKIVAGQGELADLDLLVEIGEAVKDGSLCGLGKTAPNPVLTTLQYFRDEYLAHVVDKRCPAGVCQSLKRFVIDPEKCRGCSKCARICPANCISGKVKEPFVIDQEACLKCGSCVAACPFGAIEEVA